In Mercenaria mercenaria strain notata chromosome 15, MADL_Memer_1, whole genome shotgun sequence, a single genomic region encodes these proteins:
- the LOC123561773 gene encoding uncharacterized protein LOC123561773, which produces MHIIAFHIEATKISPYELMFGRKPKLPIDATFEKAREDSTRKPTQEYINDLKERTEKTRKIVESHIDKAKSKQKKYYDRKAKAAQISKGDKVLVKKLAFEGKHKIQDKFEEGEYLVIDQPRPDIPVFKVKSTKDDREKTLHRNHLILVHSQDTEEEDNGDKVTEDTVEIVKDPSEEKLRDENKESDVARLEESESDEEYEFIPSISRCGDAHNPNTGGQSEESVTETGFKEVAVDTVMEEGDGTYGNDESVLHSHQDEGLVEEGQGVQGYQAEEQSDTEHTDSQMLEPEPSKEEEIEVTQKNDNTETKIIHQTEETDNTTEVKDIEKAPTMKTPTVPRRPTRERKLPKHFEDFHMYRMVARPVDTKLQALDALMKSGALTEMDSDTAHKLIVSLMK; this is translated from the coding sequence ATGCATATAATTGCATTCCACATTGAGGCTACCAAGATATCACCATATGAGCTCATGTTTGGACGCAAACCAAAGTTACCCATCGATGCTACATTTGAAAAGGCCAGAGAAGACAGTACGCGAAAACCTACTCAGGAATATATAAATGATCTGAAGGAAAGAACGGAGAAAACAAGAAAGATTGTCGAATCACATATAGATAAGGCAAAGTCTAAACAGAAGAAGTattatgacagaaaagcaaaagCTGCACAAATAAGTAAAGGAGACAAGGTTTTAGTAAAGAAACTAGCATTTGAAGGCAAACACAAAATTCAGGATAAATTTGAAGAAGGTGAATACTTAGTTATTGATCAACCAAGACCTGATATCCCTGTCTTTAAAGTAAAATCGACAAAAGATGACAGAGAAAAGACTTTACACCGTAATCATTTAATTCTGGTACACAGTCAGGATACTGAAGAAGAAGATAATGGAGATAAGGTTACAGAGGACACTGTAGAAATAGTAAAAGACCCATCTGAGGAGAAACTGAGAGATGAAAATAAGGAAAGCGACGTCGCAAGACTTGAAGAGTCTGAAAGTGATGAGGAGTATGAATTTATACCAAGTATAAGTCGGTGTGGGGACGCCCATAATCCCAACACTGGAGGACAATCCGAAGAAAGTGTTACAGAAACTGGCTTCAAAGAAGTTGCAGTAGATACAGTTATGGAAGAAGGAGATGGAACATATGGTAATGATGAAAGTGTTTTACATAGTCATCAAGATGAAGGATTAGTAGAGGAAGGACAAGGTGTCCAGGGATATCAGGCAGAAGAACAGAGTGATACAGAACATACTGATAGTCAAATGTTAGAACCAGAACCATCtaaagaagaagaaatagaagtCACACAGAAGAATGATAATACAGAAACAAAGATAATTCATCAAACAGAAGAAACAGACAACACAACAGAAGTAAAGGATATAGAAAAAGCACCAACCATGAAAACACCTACTGTACCAAGACGACCAACTAGAGAAAGGAAACTTCCAAAACATTTTGAAGACTTTCACATGTACAGGATGGTGGCAAGGCCAGTAGACACAAAACTACAAGCTCTGGATGCTCTGATGAAGTCAGGTGCCTTAACCGAGATGGACAGTGACACAGCACATAAACTAATTGTATCACTGATGAAGTAA